In Gopherus flavomarginatus isolate rGopFla2 chromosome 5, rGopFla2.mat.asm, whole genome shotgun sequence, one DNA window encodes the following:
- the DLK1 gene encoding protein delta homolog 1, whose product MDFQAVTLICCCCCCFPLILPVTPDVVCKPGCHPVNGFCEIPSECRCQPGWQGALCNQCVPFPGCVHGSCAKPWQCVCEEGWVGSLCDIDIHPCSSKPCTNNSTCIETGDGGYICLCAKGFTGKNCQLKKGPCIINGSPCQNGGTCVDDNGFAPHASCFCLPSFAGNFCEIDVDDCEPNPCENGGTCTDIGGGFNCHCPIGYMGKSCSSRVIFCASSPCENGGTCHEHPEGGFECICKPEFVGVTCTYLNRNTSLHGVNTEAKHGQSYNLPPNAHPKSVPHQEHKVLKITMKETIQNTDPLLNKSQVICFIVLGLLTCLVVLGTTAIVFFSKCEMWLANAKYSHLLRKKKNCFLQSNGENLSVNIIFPEKIKLTNYTKNYTAI is encoded by the exons ATGTTGTTTGTAAACCTGGCTGCCACCCTGTGAATGGATTTTGTGAAATTCCTAGTGAATGCAG GTGTCAACCTGGGTGGCAAGGAGCTCTCTGTAATCAGTGtgttccttttcctggttgtgtGCATGGCAGCTGTGCCAAACCATGGCAATGTGTCTGTGAAGAAGGATGGGTTGGCAGCCTCTGCGACATAG ATATTCATCCATGTTCTTCAAAACCCTGCACCAATAACTCAACATGCATAGAGACTGGAGATGGAGGATATATTTGTTTGTGTGCCAAGGGATTTACAGGAAAAAACTGCCAACTGAAAAAAGGACCCTGCATTATTAATGG CTCTCCCTGTCAGAATGGGGGAACATGTGTTGATGACAATGGATTTGCGCCTCATGCCTCCTGTTTCTGCCTTCCAAGTTTTGCTGGCAATTTCTGCGAAATAGATGTAGATGACTGTGAACCCAACCCATGTGAAAATGGAGGAACATGCACAGATATTGGTGGAGGCTTCAACTGTCATTGCCCTATTGGCTATATGGGCAAATCCTGCAGCAGCCGTGTCATATTCTGTGCTAGCAGCCCATGTGAGAATGGAGGAACGTGTCATGAGCATCCTGAAGGAGGATTTGAATGCATTTGTAAGCCGGAATTTGTTGGTGTAACCTGCACATATCTCAACAGAAACACAAGTCTCCATGGTGTGAATACAGAGGCCAAACACGGGCAGAGTTATAATCTACCACCAAATGCTCATCCGAAGTCAGTACCTCACCAAGAACATAAAGTCTTGAAGATAACAATGAAAGAAACAATCCAAAACACAGACCCCTTGCTTAATAAAAGTCAGGTGATATGTTTCATTGTGCTAGGCTTGCTTACATGTCTTGTTGTGTTAGGTACAACTGCGATtgtatttttttccaaatgtgaAATGTGGCTTGCTAATGCCAAATATAGCCATCTCCTACGCAAGAAAAAGAATTGCTTTCTTCAGTCTAATGGGGAAAACCTTTCAGTTAACATAATTTTCCCAGAGAAGATCAAACTCACTAACTACACCAAGAACTACACCGCCATCTAG